A genomic stretch from Nocardia wallacei includes:
- a CDS encoding alkaline phosphatase D family protein has translation MSHRAPDRREAELFGVDRLHIFVPAIMSVGLLFWLASELRELVRSSGEASRAKRAAICGHAVARTVAGDRGAETPARRGLRPRPVYLLIALTLCGGAVYVAIGSVANYFQERGYVADIAWLLVIASSTVLLATYYGVVAAIVFVRYPAPPAALTRVLTGSLLTTRPVDGQEWLGRPSWKLGAGFMAATAGAALLSLVVAASPHVVDGFDRRAADWLGEASIPLLSSITDAAFRTETVVALVVVVGLAAMRCRALAVSYAAATGFGLLASVALRPLIERPRPPGGPLSGGLDSYPSGHIVQAVVIAGLVPLAVATLANRRRIAVPLTLVFGVIAAGAAIGRVADGLHWPTDVLGGAGIGLALVLGARWVIDVPQSHVACRGCPWSPVAHHEHPPRGIIPLSMSAAQTVRVLAHLSAAAVAVTLAVLTFAVGVPANGEGFVFGSRIETPVQLALAGVVSIGALISWRWEAVGAVLIALAATGLGIFAAIEYQPIYAMALTTGAMVPAVLLWLSWQHRRTAVELVVLAVITLLLLGTAWVGANRVYAAYFGPTHPGSSAPALAVDRVEWVWSGALRHDGITVNTRLAAGHRDAALRVEAADGSVTTTSLPVAAGEHRIARLEVTGLRPATEYRYTVLVDGTADTSRGTGRFATPAAGPMSFRVTIGACARVGSNGAVFDALTGEHSLIHLALGDLHYANIESTSRTPFFEAYDRLLTQPGQAAFYRSTPIAYVWDDHDYGPNDAGATSPGRAAVRDAFGTTAPHYPYATTGGTINQAFTIGRVRFILTDGRSEATDSTLLGAEQERWLIEELTRAARSHALVVWGNSVPWIGAARPGADGWPGHADERKRIADAITSAGIRNLVMVSGDAHMVAIDNGTNTNYSGSGGAGFPLLQAAALDRPGSVKGGPYSEGTFPGGGQYGVLGITDDGTHVTADLAGRRWDGEQLTHHTFRVPGAPR, from the coding sequence ATGTCGCACCGCGCCCCTGACCGTCGTGAAGCCGAATTGTTCGGCGTCGACCGTCTGCACATCTTCGTGCCCGCGATCATGAGTGTGGGCCTGCTGTTCTGGCTGGCCAGCGAGCTGCGTGAACTCGTGCGCAGCAGTGGCGAGGCGTCGCGGGCGAAGCGCGCCGCCATCTGTGGTCACGCCGTCGCCCGGACTGTCGCCGGTGATCGGGGTGCCGAGACGCCGGCCCGGCGTGGCCTGCGACCTCGACCGGTATATCTGTTGATCGCGCTGACGCTGTGTGGCGGCGCGGTGTATGTGGCGATCGGGTCGGTCGCGAACTACTTTCAGGAACGGGGCTATGTCGCCGATATCGCCTGGCTGCTCGTTATCGCCTCGTCCACCGTGCTGCTCGCCACCTATTACGGTGTGGTGGCCGCGATCGTGTTCGTCCGCTACCCCGCACCGCCCGCGGCGCTCACCCGGGTCCTCACCGGCTCGCTGCTGACCACACGGCCGGTGGACGGGCAGGAATGGCTCGGCAGGCCGTCATGGAAGCTCGGTGCCGGATTCATGGCCGCCACGGCCGGTGCGGCCTTGCTGTCTCTGGTGGTCGCGGCGTCACCGCACGTGGTCGACGGGTTCGACCGCCGCGCCGCCGATTGGCTCGGCGAGGCATCGATTCCGCTGCTGTCTTCGATCACCGACGCGGCATTCCGCACGGAGACCGTTGTGGCACTGGTGGTGGTCGTCGGGCTCGCGGCCATGCGCTGCCGAGCGCTGGCAGTATCCTACGCCGCCGCCACGGGCTTCGGTTTGCTCGCCAGTGTCGCCCTGCGACCTCTCATCGAGCGCCCCCGTCCGCCCGGTGGGCCGCTGTCCGGTGGGCTCGACTCCTATCCGAGCGGGCATATCGTTCAGGCCGTCGTCATCGCCGGCCTGGTGCCCCTGGCCGTGGCCACCCTCGCGAACCGGCGCCGGATCGCCGTGCCCCTGACTCTCGTGTTCGGTGTCATCGCCGCGGGCGCCGCGATCGGCCGCGTCGCCGACGGCCTGCACTGGCCGACCGACGTGCTCGGCGGCGCGGGCATCGGACTGGCGCTGGTCCTCGGGGCCCGCTGGGTGATCGACGTGCCGCAGTCACACGTCGCCTGCCGCGGCTGCCCCTGGTCGCCGGTCGCCCACCACGAACACCCGCCGCGCGGCATCATTCCCTTGTCCATGTCCGCGGCACAGACGGTGCGTGTATTGGCCCACCTGTCCGCCGCAGCCGTGGCCGTGACCCTGGCGGTGCTGACGTTCGCCGTCGGAGTACCGGCGAACGGGGAGGGCTTCGTTTTCGGTTCTCGCATCGAGACACCGGTGCAGCTGGCCCTGGCCGGTGTCGTCTCGATCGGCGCGCTGATCTCATGGCGTTGGGAGGCCGTCGGCGCGGTATTGATCGCCTTGGCCGCAACCGGTTTGGGAATTTTCGCCGCGATCGAGTACCAGCCGATCTACGCGATGGCGCTGACGACCGGGGCGATGGTGCCCGCGGTGCTGCTGTGGCTGAGCTGGCAGCATCGCCGGACCGCAGTGGAACTCGTGGTGCTGGCAGTGATCACCCTGCTGCTGCTCGGCACCGCGTGGGTCGGTGCCAACCGGGTCTATGCCGCCTATTTCGGGCCCACGCATCCCGGCAGCTCGGCACCCGCCCTGGCAGTGGACCGTGTCGAATGGGTGTGGTCCGGCGCGCTGCGTCACGACGGCATCACTGTCAACACACGGCTCGCCGCCGGACACCGCGACGCCGCGCTGCGAGTCGAGGCCGCCGACGGATCGGTGACCACGACCTCGCTTCCGGTCGCGGCGGGGGAGCACCGCATCGCGCGACTCGAGGTGACCGGACTGCGACCGGCCACCGAGTACCGCTACACCGTTCTGGTCGACGGCACCGCCGACACCTCCCGCGGTACCGGCCGCTTCGCCACACCCGCCGCCGGGCCCATGTCGTTCCGCGTGACCATCGGCGCCTGCGCCCGTGTCGGATCCAACGGCGCCGTGTTCGACGCGTTGACCGGCGAGCACAGCCTGATACATCTCGCGCTCGGCGATCTGCACTACGCCAACATCGAAAGTACGTCCCGCACACCCTTCTTCGAAGCCTACGACCGCCTGCTGACACAGCCCGGTCAAGCCGCGTTCTACCGCAGCACGCCGATCGCCTACGTCTGGGACGACCACGACTACGGACCCAACGACGCCGGTGCCACCTCACCCGGCCGTGCCGCGGTCCGGGACGCCTTCGGCACCACGGCCCCCCACTACCCGTACGCCACCACCGGCGGAACCATCAACCAGGCGTTCACGATCGGCCGGGTACGGTTCATACTCACCGACGGCCGCTCGGAGGCCACCGACTCCACCCTGCTCGGCGCCGAGCAGGAACGCTGGCTGATCGAAGAGCTCACCCGCGCCGCCCGCAGCCACGCGCTCGTGGTCTGGGGCAACTCGGTGCCGTGGATCGGCGCGGCACGGCCCGGCGCCGACGGCTGGCCCGGCCACGCCGACGAGCGGAAACGCATCGCCGACGCCATCACCAGCGCCGGCATCCGCAACCTCGTGATGGTCAGCGGAGATGCCCACATGGTCGCGATCGACAACGGCACGAACACGAACTACTCCGGCTCGGGCGGGGCCGGATTCCCTCTGCTCCAAGCCGCCGCGCTCGACCGGCCCGGCAGCGTGAAAGGCGGACCGTACAGCGAGGGAACGTTCCCCGGCGGCGGTCAGTACGGCGTGCTCGGCATCACCGACGACGGCACACACGTCACCGCCGACCTCGCCGGACGACGCTGGGATGGCGAGCAACTGACCCATCACACGTTCCGCGTGCCCGGCGCTCCCCGCTGA
- a CDS encoding AMP-binding protein — MSTVGNYGTGQTRWEPIDKSPAERAAANLTDYRLACREFSWQAARLDLAGLPGGGVNIAYEAVDRHLDEPGAPAPSLRWLSAAGGCTTLGCEDLVALSNRFANVLRELGVRRGERVCTLLGRTPDLYVAALGAWKAGCVVSPLFAAFGPEPVRQRLALAGATTLVTTASFYERKVAPIRDELPLLRHVLVTDAGPSPAGGIELPAAMSAAESEFTIVRTDFEDPALLHFTSGTTGTPKGAVHVHGAIVAHRATARYALDLRAGDVFWCTADPGWVTGMSYGVIAPLSLGATVISDEAEFDARRWYDILTAERVSVWYTAPTALRMLMRYGDRLPTGTDLSCLRFVASVGEPLNPEVVDWGYEVLGHPVHDNWWQTETGAIMIANLAAEQVRPGSMGQPLPGIETTVLRRGHDGRAEVTDGQVTVAEIGEVGELAVRAGWPSMFRGYWHEPARYARCFADGWYLSGDLARRDRDGYYWFVGRADDVIKSAGHLAGPFA, encoded by the coding sequence ATGAGCACAGTGGGCAACTACGGCACCGGGCAGACGCGCTGGGAGCCGATCGACAAGTCCCCGGCGGAACGAGCAGCGGCCAACCTGACCGATTATCGCCTGGCTTGCCGCGAATTCTCCTGGCAGGCAGCACGACTGGACTTGGCCGGGCTTCCGGGCGGCGGCGTGAACATCGCCTATGAGGCGGTCGACCGGCACCTCGACGAGCCAGGGGCGCCCGCGCCGTCGCTACGGTGGCTGTCGGCCGCGGGCGGGTGCACGACCTTGGGCTGCGAAGACCTGGTTGCCCTGAGCAACCGATTCGCCAACGTGTTGCGCGAACTCGGTGTGCGCCGCGGGGAACGGGTGTGCACGCTACTCGGCCGAACCCCGGACCTGTATGTCGCGGCGCTCGGCGCGTGGAAGGCCGGATGCGTGGTGTCGCCGCTGTTCGCGGCATTCGGTCCCGAGCCGGTGCGGCAGCGGCTCGCGCTCGCCGGGGCGACGACGCTGGTCACGACCGCCTCGTTCTACGAGCGCAAGGTCGCTCCGATCCGGGACGAATTGCCACTGTTGCGGCACGTCCTGGTCACGGACGCGGGACCGAGCCCAGCCGGCGGGATCGAGTTGCCCGCGGCGATGTCCGCGGCCGAATCCGAATTCACCATCGTCCGAACCGATTTCGAAGATCCGGCGCTGCTGCATTTCACCAGTGGCACGACCGGGACACCGAAGGGCGCGGTGCACGTGCACGGTGCGATCGTCGCGCATCGGGCCACCGCCCGTTATGCCCTGGACCTGCGCGCTGGCGACGTATTCTGGTGTACCGCCGATCCCGGCTGGGTGACCGGCATGTCGTACGGGGTGATCGCGCCGCTGAGTCTGGGTGCCACCGTGATCAGCGACGAGGCGGAGTTCGACGCGCGCCGCTGGTACGACATCCTCACCGCCGAACGGGTTTCGGTCTGGTACACAGCGCCGACCGCGCTGCGCATGCTGATGCGCTACGGCGACCGACTGCCCACCGGGACGGACCTGTCGTGCCTGCGGTTCGTCGCCAGTGTCGGTGAACCGCTCAATCCGGAGGTGGTGGATTGGGGTTATGAGGTCTTGGGCCATCCGGTGCACGACAACTGGTGGCAGACCGAGACCGGGGCGATCATGATCGCCAATCTCGCCGCCGAACAGGTGCGGCCGGGGTCGATGGGACAGCCGCTGCCCGGCATCGAGACCACCGTGCTGCGGCGTGGTCACGACGGTCGCGCCGAGGTCACCGACGGACAGGTGACCGTGGCCGAGATCGGTGAGGTGGGCGAGCTGGCGGTGCGCGCCGGCTGGCCGTCGATGTTCCGCGGGTACTGGCACGAACCCGCCCGCTATGCTCGGTGTTTCGCCGACGGTTGGTACCTCAGCGGTGACCTGGCCCGCCGCGACCGCGACGGCTACTACTGGTTCGTCGGCCGGGCCGACGACGTGATCAAGTCCGCGGGACATCTCGCCGGGCCGTTCGCGTAG
- a CDS encoding cation-translocating P-type ATPase has product MVNAVPGRECPAISDEPIVTGRAAGLTSAEAAARLARDGENVLPRRRPVRVWQRVLTQLRDPLIIVLLVAVVLTVITGDWTDMSVILLVIVVNTAVGVGQEIRAERAITALSQLAAPSARVVRDGQQQEIPAAGVVVGDLLVLAEGDIVAADAALLEAAGLTVDESALTGESVPVDKSATAENLVSAGTVVVRGRGRAVVSATGTASATGQIARLMTRHADRTPLQRRLAGVGRVLAGVTVALCGVVLALGLVREQPVELMLVTAISLAVAAVPESLPAVVTLGLALGARRMAERHALIRELPAVETLGSVTVLATDKTGTLTEGRMVVRKIWTPTVEAAVTGTGYGPQGELAVDGRPLRQPALPAVTDLMAAAALCNDARLRPPMTAEDSWSALGDPTEAALLAAAAKAGMDRHELHGRLPRVAERPFDSDRKRMSTVHRLPDGYLVVCKGAPEAVLNPAVLSDDPTLVRRAADRADRYARDGYRVLAVASRNRSSAPPAAEDPEHGLHLLGLLAIHDPPRAAAVATIAACRRAGIRPVLITGDHPGTAHAIATELGIIASGEPVIDCRDTTADLAEGTVYARATPAQKVDIIEALHAGGEIVAMTGDGVNDGPALRRADIGVAMGRRGTEVARQAADLVLADDNLDTVVAAVEEGRRVYDNIRRFLIYGLSGGAAEIAVMMLGPFLGLALPLLPAQILWINLLTHGVPGVALGGEPVEPGSMRRPPRPPAQSILGAGLWQRVPRIAVVLTAVTLGVAVWAQHTDRPWQTMAFFALGATQLGVALGSRSRPRTLANPMLLVAVGVAFALQLAGVYFPPLRQLLGTEPLGLVDLLIVSAVAVLGFVAVRADRMIHPARETVLGRDQPPR; this is encoded by the coding sequence ATGGTGAACGCGGTTCCGGGCCGGGAGTGCCCAGCCATATCCGACGAGCCCATCGTGACCGGACGCGCGGCCGGATTGACATCGGCCGAGGCCGCGGCGCGGCTTGCTCGCGACGGCGAGAACGTGTTACCTCGACGACGACCCGTCCGGGTATGGCAGCGTGTGCTGACCCAGCTGCGTGATCCGCTGATCATCGTGCTGCTGGTGGCGGTTGTGCTGACCGTGATCACCGGGGACTGGACCGACATGTCGGTGATCCTGTTGGTGATCGTGGTGAACACCGCCGTGGGGGTCGGGCAGGAAATTCGTGCCGAGCGTGCTATCACGGCGTTGTCCCAGCTGGCCGCGCCGAGCGCGCGGGTGGTACGCGACGGGCAGCAGCAGGAGATACCCGCCGCCGGTGTGGTCGTCGGCGACCTGCTGGTCCTCGCGGAAGGCGACATCGTGGCGGCCGACGCTGCCTTGCTGGAGGCGGCCGGGCTGACCGTGGACGAGTCGGCCTTGACGGGCGAGTCGGTGCCGGTGGACAAGTCGGCGACCGCCGAGAATCTGGTCTCGGCGGGAACGGTCGTGGTCAGGGGGCGTGGCCGGGCGGTGGTGTCCGCGACCGGGACGGCGAGCGCCACCGGACAGATCGCGCGACTGATGACCCGGCACGCCGACCGGACACCGTTGCAGCGCAGGCTGGCCGGGGTCGGACGGGTACTGGCCGGCGTCACGGTCGCGCTGTGCGGCGTGGTTCTCGCGCTGGGCCTGGTCCGGGAGCAACCGGTCGAACTCATGCTCGTCACCGCGATCAGCCTCGCGGTCGCCGCGGTCCCCGAGTCGCTGCCGGCCGTGGTCACCCTGGGTCTCGCGCTGGGGGCTCGCCGGATGGCGGAGCGTCACGCCTTGATTCGCGAGCTGCCCGCCGTCGAGACACTCGGCTCGGTGACAGTGCTCGCCACCGACAAGACCGGCACGCTCACCGAGGGCCGCATGGTGGTGCGGAAGATCTGGACGCCGACGGTCGAAGCCGCCGTCACCGGAACCGGCTACGGACCGCAGGGTGAACTGGCGGTCGACGGCCGGCCGTTGCGGCAACCGGCCCTGCCCGCGGTGACCGACCTGATGGCGGCGGCGGCATTGTGTAACGACGCGCGGCTGCGGCCGCCCATGACAGCCGAGGACAGCTGGAGTGCGCTGGGCGACCCGACAGAGGCCGCGTTGCTGGCGGCGGCCGCCAAAGCCGGCATGGATCGGCACGAACTGCATGGGCGGCTGCCACGGGTCGCCGAACGCCCGTTCGACAGCGACCGCAAACGTATGAGTACCGTGCACCGCCTGCCCGATGGCTACCTGGTGGTCTGCAAAGGAGCCCCGGAGGCCGTATTGAATCCGGCTGTCCTCAGCGATGATCCGACGCTGGTGCGCCGTGCCGCCGATCGCGCCGACCGGTACGCCCGCGACGGGTACCGTGTTCTGGCCGTGGCGTCGCGCAACCGATCCTCGGCGCCGCCCGCCGCCGAGGACCCCGAGCACGGTCTTCACCTGCTCGGTCTGCTCGCGATCCACGACCCGCCCCGGGCCGCGGCTGTCGCAACGATCGCCGCGTGCCGTCGCGCCGGGATTCGGCCGGTCCTCATCACCGGCGACCATCCGGGCACCGCGCACGCGATCGCGACCGAGCTGGGGATCATCGCGTCCGGTGAACCGGTGATCGACTGCCGCGACACCACCGCGGATCTTGCCGAGGGGACCGTGTACGCCCGCGCCACACCGGCGCAGAAGGTGGACATCATCGAGGCGCTGCACGCCGGCGGCGAGATCGTGGCGATGACCGGTGACGGGGTGAACGACGGTCCCGCGCTGCGCCGCGCCGACATCGGGGTCGCGATGGGCCGGCGTGGCACCGAGGTCGCGCGGCAGGCCGCGGATCTCGTCCTGGCCGACGATAATCTCGATACCGTTGTGGCGGCGGTCGAGGAAGGCCGCCGCGTCTACGACAATATCCGCCGCTTCCTGATCTACGGCCTGTCCGGTGGTGCCGCGGAGATCGCCGTGATGATGCTCGGGCCGTTCCTCGGGCTGGCGTTGCCACTGTTGCCGGCGCAGATTCTCTGGATCAACCTGCTGACGCACGGTGTTCCCGGTGTGGCGCTCGGCGGCGAACCGGTGGAACCCGGATCGATGCGGCGTCCTCCCCGGCCGCCGGCGCAGAGCATTCTCGGGGCGGGCCTGTGGCAGCGGGTGCCGCGGATCGCGGTGGTGCTCACCGCGGTCACCCTCGGTGTCGCGGTCTGGGCTCAGCACACCGACCGGCCCTGGCAGACCATGGCGTTCTTCGCCTTGGGCGCAACGCAACTCGGCGTCGCACTGGGTTCGCGCTCGCGTCCACGGACGCTGGCCAACCCGATGCTGCTTGTCGCGGTGGGCGTCGCGTTCGCGCTGCAGCTGGCCGGAGTGTACTTCCCGCCGCTGCGGCAACTGCTGGGAACCGAGCCCCTCGGACTCGTGGACCTGCTCATCGTGAGCGCAGTGGCGGTGCTGGGCTTCGTAGCGGTGCGCGCGGACCGCATGATTCACCCGGCACGCGAAACGGTGCTCGGCCGGGACCAGCCCCCTCGGTGA